One window of the Flavobacteriaceae bacterium YJPT1-3 genome contains the following:
- a CDS encoding nitrilase family protein yields MKETLKIAILQGPLAWEDPQANREYYFKRAKAVKPETDLVLMPEMFTTGFTMNPKPFAEPMDGTTVQNMQALARGSGFAIAGSLIIEEDEKYYNRFIFCHPDGHLDFYNKRHLFTLSGEHENYTPGKDPKVIDFEGWKLFPQICYDLRFPVYSRNTWNYDAVIYVANWPEARINAWDILLRARAIENMAYSVGVNRVGRDGNDLDYNGHSAVFDALGTPLAFAKEEPTILYTELESLHLVETRRKLDFLADRDEFTLTEK; encoded by the coding sequence ATGAAAGAAACCCTCAAAATCGCCATCCTACAAGGCCCCTTAGCCTGGGAAGATCCTCAGGCCAACCGCGAATATTATTTCAAACGGGCCAAGGCGGTCAAACCGGAAACCGATCTGGTGTTGATGCCTGAAATGTTCACTACCGGATTCACCATGAATCCCAAGCCCTTTGCAGAACCCATGGATGGTACTACCGTCCAGAACATGCAAGCCTTAGCTAGAGGGAGTGGTTTTGCCATTGCGGGCAGTTTGATCATCGAGGAAGATGAAAAGTATTACAATCGCTTTATTTTCTGCCATCCCGACGGACATCTCGATTTTTACAATAAACGACATCTGTTCACCTTGTCCGGGGAACATGAGAACTACACTCCGGGTAAAGACCCAAAAGTCATTGATTTTGAAGGCTGGAAACTCTTTCCGCAAATTTGTTATGACCTGCGCTTCCCGGTCTATTCACGAAATACCTGGAATTACGATGCAGTGATCTACGTAGCCAACTGGCCAGAGGCCCGGATCAATGCCTGGGATATTCTGCTCCGTGCACGTGCCATCGAAAATATGGCCTATAGTGTAGGCGTCAATCGGGTGGGTCGCGATGGCAATGACCTGGATTATAATGGGCACAGTGCCGTTTTTGATGCTTTGGGTACGCCGCTCGCTTTCGCGAAAGAAGAACCGACCATCCTATATACGGAACTGGAGAGCCTTCATTTAGTCGAAACACGCAGAAAGTTGGATTTCCTGGCCGACCGGGATGAATTTACCTTAACCGAAAAGTGA
- a CDS encoding exonuclease domain-containing protein: MSLFSLFSPNTSYPAFWEAYVNSFDKETSDYVDDTRFVAIDCETTGLHKQKDRMLSLGAIAIEDKKIQVHEAMETFVAQKYFRKDTVAIHGIRKSGRSKMSELEALESFLDFISNAVLIGHHITFDLAMINQALKRHGLKKLKNQTIDTGRFYRDHIQPGFEAERHISLDELCKILKIRMKDRHTALGDAYLSGLAFIKMLGKSKLEPPIKLKQIL, from the coding sequence ATGTCTTTATTCTCTCTTTTCTCCCCCAATACTTCTTATCCTGCCTTCTGGGAGGCCTATGTAAATAGCTTTGACAAAGAAACGTCCGATTATGTGGACGACACCCGCTTCGTGGCCATTGACTGTGAAACCACTGGCCTCCATAAACAGAAGGACCGTATGTTGAGCCTTGGAGCCATTGCTATTGAAGACAAAAAAATTCAGGTGCATGAAGCCATGGAGACTTTTGTGGCTCAGAAATACTTTCGAAAAGACACGGTGGCGATTCATGGAATACGAAAAAGCGGACGATCAAAAATGAGTGAATTGGAAGCCCTGGAATCTTTTCTTGATTTTATTTCAAATGCGGTCCTTATTGGGCACCATATCACCTTCGATCTGGCCATGATCAATCAGGCTTTAAAGCGGCATGGATTGAAAAAATTGAAGAACCAAACCATAGATACCGGCAGATTCTATCGGGATCATATTCAACCCGGTTTTGAAGCAGAACGACACATTAGCCTGGATGAGTTGTGTAAAATTTTGAAAATCCGAATGAAGGATCGCCACACGGCTTTGGGAGATGCCTACCTCAGCGGTCTCGCCTTTATCAAGATGTTGGGTAAATCGAAGTTGGAACCTCCTATTAAATTAAAGCAGATCCTTTAG
- a CDS encoding DUF294 nucleotidyltransferase-like domain-containing protein: MGNSIAERIYDFIKKYPPFHFLSKPVLLDICEQVEVAYFEKNEVIFEKNEDYHKLFYVVHEGAVRLVNDLQPDSQMVDICDEGDIFGLRPLITKENYQLYAVANEETIVYGIPIEHFLPIALSNNQVSNFLIASFASNVPNPSALQESGKLFTPYSVERSSSLIDHQKAQYSKKPIVCGPKTEIQVAARLMRKKKVGALVVVKEGKPVGILTNRDLRNTVATGDHGITEPVKAIMSSPVRCFKKDLSAAQAQLIMLKNNINHLCFTEDGTPDTKLVGILTQHDLKVSLANNPVVLLKAIKRAPKASRLREIRQQTTQLLRNYLEQNLPLSHIAKIVTEINEAIVIRSIELALAKMVTPPPCKFAWLAIGSQGRGEQLLLTDQDNALVFEDVSQEKANFTQDYFVKLASRVNKIMHKVGYAYCAAEMMASNPKWCLPLSQWKKQFHDWITIPTPENILYSSIFFDYAYIYGETTLVTKLSDSILNSLKGDSRFFSVLAKDALKNPPPLGFFRQFLVEYDGKHKDIFDIKSRAMLPLIDAARILVLATSQRNVNNTASRFEHLATIEPQNRELYENCAYAFKALLKFRTRQGLKNGDTGKLIKLESLTKAERLKLKRCFKPLKDIQEVLKVRFQL, encoded by the coding sequence ATGGGAAATAGTATCGCGGAGCGCATATACGATTTTATAAAAAAATATCCGCCTTTTCACTTTTTGAGTAAGCCCGTCTTACTGGACATCTGCGAGCAGGTCGAGGTCGCTTACTTCGAAAAGAATGAGGTCATTTTTGAAAAGAACGAAGATTATCACAAACTATTTTATGTAGTCCATGAAGGCGCCGTACGTCTGGTCAATGACCTCCAGCCGGATTCACAAATGGTCGATATCTGTGATGAAGGGGATATTTTTGGATTGCGGCCCTTAATTACCAAAGAAAATTATCAATTATACGCGGTGGCTAATGAAGAAACCATCGTTTACGGAATTCCCATAGAACACTTCTTACCGATTGCGCTTTCGAATAATCAAGTGAGCAATTTTCTAATCGCAAGTTTCGCCTCCAATGTACCGAATCCTTCGGCTTTGCAGGAAAGCGGGAAGTTATTCACTCCCTACAGTGTAGAACGTTCCTCCAGTTTGATCGATCATCAAAAAGCCCAATACAGCAAAAAACCGATCGTTTGCGGCCCGAAAACAGAGATTCAGGTGGCCGCCCGACTGATGCGTAAAAAAAAGGTTGGGGCTTTGGTGGTCGTTAAAGAAGGGAAACCTGTGGGCATACTGACCAATCGCGATTTAAGAAATACGGTGGCCACGGGCGATCATGGGATCACAGAACCTGTTAAAGCGATCATGAGTTCGCCGGTGCGTTGTTTTAAAAAAGACCTAAGTGCAGCACAAGCCCAGCTGATCATGTTAAAAAACAACATCAATCACCTGTGCTTTACGGAAGATGGTACGCCAGACACAAAATTAGTAGGCATATTAACCCAGCACGACCTTAAAGTCAGCTTAGCTAACAACCCGGTAGTGCTTTTAAAAGCCATCAAAAGAGCACCCAAAGCCAGTCGATTGCGGGAGATCCGACAGCAAACCACCCAACTCTTACGGAATTATCTTGAACAGAATCTACCGCTCTCGCATATTGCCAAGATCGTTACCGAAATTAACGAAGCCATTGTCATACGAAGCATTGAACTGGCACTCGCAAAAATGGTGACTCCCCCGCCCTGTAAGTTTGCCTGGCTGGCTATTGGGAGTCAGGGTCGTGGTGAGCAACTTTTGCTCACTGATCAGGATAATGCCTTAGTGTTTGAAGACGTCAGCCAGGAGAAAGCAAACTTTACCCAGGACTATTTTGTCAAACTAGCCAGTCGTGTGAATAAGATCATGCATAAAGTAGGTTATGCCTATTGTGCCGCTGAAATGATGGCGAGCAATCCCAAGTGGTGCCTGCCCCTATCCCAATGGAAGAAACAATTTCATGACTGGATCACCATTCCCACTCCGGAAAATATTCTGTACAGCTCCATTTTCTTTGATTATGCTTACATCTATGGGGAGACCACCCTGGTCACTAAATTATCGGACAGTATCCTGAACAGTCTAAAAGGAGATTCCCGCTTCTTTTCGGTGCTCGCTAAAGACGCCTTAAAAAATCCGCCCCCTTTAGGCTTCTTCCGCCAATTCCTGGTGGAATACGACGGGAAGCATAAGGACATCTTTGATATTAAAAGTCGAGCCATGCTTCCCCTTATCGACGCCGCTCGCATTCTGGTACTGGCGACCTCCCAGCGCAACGTCAACAATACCGCTTCTCGTTTTGAGCATTTGGCAACCATAGAGCCACAAAACAGAGAACTCTATGAAAATTGTGCCTATGCGTTCAAAGCGCTCTTGAAATTCAGGACCCGTCAGGGATTGAAAAATGGGGATACCGGAAAATTGATCAAATTGGAGTCGTTGACCAAGGCGGAACGTCTCAAACTCAAGCGCTGTTTTAAACCGCTTAAAGATATTCAGGAAGTGTTAAAAGTTCGTTTTCAACTCTAG